A stretch of Geomonas oryzisoli DNA encodes these proteins:
- a CDS encoding glycosyltransferase family 4 protein, which yields MPDTTLRVLVLAPTPFFADRGCHVRILEEARAAIACGADVRLVTYHIGRDVPGVRTDRIAGFSWYKKLEAGPSWVKPFLDVQLLFKAFQVAREFKPHVIHAHLHEGAFFGAFLKMLIRVPMLFDCQGSLTAEITDHGFVKPGSLLQRFFATLERWINRSSDFIVTSASPTVDLLLKDGVPKDRVRALIDGVDTDVFAPQPKAEIRARLGLPEKRPVVAYLGLMNSYQGVDLLLEAAAYLKGQGAKIHYLIMGFPDAAYREKAEAMGIADIITFTGRIPYDEAPLYLSAGDLAVSPKVSLTEANGKLFNYIACGLPTVVFDTPVNREILGDAALYAKFGDAADLAGAIGRLAGDRELREDLGAEGRERAVKLHSWQARGKDLAGIYQNLKTQNR from the coding sequence TTGCCTGACACTACGCTGCGCGTACTGGTGCTGGCGCCGACCCCGTTCTTCGCGGACCGCGGCTGCCACGTCCGCATCCTTGAGGAAGCGCGGGCGGCCATTGCCTGCGGGGCGGATGTGCGCCTGGTCACCTACCACATCGGGCGCGACGTCCCCGGCGTCCGTACCGATAGGATCGCCGGGTTCTCCTGGTACAAAAAGCTGGAGGCCGGCCCTTCCTGGGTGAAGCCCTTCCTCGACGTTCAACTCCTCTTCAAGGCCTTCCAGGTCGCGCGGGAGTTCAAGCCGCACGTCATTCACGCTCATCTCCACGAAGGTGCCTTCTTCGGTGCGTTCCTCAAGATGCTGATCCGTGTCCCCATGCTGTTCGACTGCCAGGGGAGTCTCACCGCCGAGATTACCGACCACGGCTTCGTCAAGCCCGGCTCCCTTTTGCAGCGCTTCTTCGCCACCCTCGAGCGCTGGATCAACCGCAGCTCCGACTTCATCGTCACCAGCGCCAGTCCCACCGTCGATCTGCTGCTGAAGGATGGCGTGCCGAAGGACCGGGTACGGGCTCTGATCGACGGCGTCGACACCGACGTCTTCGCACCGCAGCCCAAAGCGGAGATCCGTGCGCGGCTGGGACTTCCCGAGAAGCGTCCTGTCGTCGCGTACCTCGGGCTGATGAATAGCTACCAGGGAGTGGATCTCCTTTTGGAAGCGGCTGCCTATCTGAAGGGGCAGGGGGCGAAGATCCACTATCTAATCATGGGATTCCCAGACGCGGCCTATCGCGAGAAGGCCGAGGCGATGGGGATCGCCGACATCATCACCTTCACCGGCAGGATCCCGTACGATGAGGCGCCGCTGTACCTGAGTGCCGGCGATCTTGCCGTCTCCCCCAAAGTTTCCCTCACCGAAGCCAACGGCAAGCTTTTCAACTACATCGCCTGCGGCCTTCCCACCGTCGTATTCGACACCCCCGTCAACCGTGAGATTCTCGGAGACGCCGCGCTGTACGCCAAGTTCGGCGATGCCGCAGACCTGGCCGGAGCCATCGGCCGGCTGGCAGGCGACCGCGAACTTCGTGAAGATCTCGGAGCCGAAGGGCGCGAGCGCGCAGTCAAGCTGCATTCCTGGCAAGCCCGCGGCAAAGACCTCGCCGGCATCTACCAAAACCTGAAAACCCAAAACCGTTAG
- a CDS encoding glycosyltransferase family 2 protein, giving the protein MDLSIVVPIYNEEDNIPILHERISDALIDTGLEYELILVDDGSSDNSYPALKRLSSKDDRVKVIRLRRNFGQTAAMAAGFDSASGRVVVPMDGDLQNDPLDIPLLLQRIDEGYDVVSGWRKDRKDTFVNRKLPSILANSIISKMTGVHLHDYGCTLKAYRREVLDDVNLYGEMHRFVPALAHQVGARVTEMPVRHHERLHGKSKYGISRTMKVILDLMTVKFLLSYSTKPIQLFGRWGIYTLCAGFLSGAVTVYMKFFENTSMNRNPLLILTAFLLFMGVQFIVLGLLAELSARTYYEAQGKPIYNIKEKINFA; this is encoded by the coding sequence GTGGATCTGAGCATAGTAGTTCCGATATACAACGAGGAAGACAACATCCCGATCCTGCACGAGCGGATCAGCGACGCGCTGATCGACACCGGGCTGGAATACGAACTGATCCTGGTTGATGACGGTTCTTCCGACAACTCGTATCCGGCTTTGAAACGCCTGTCGTCGAAGGATGACCGGGTCAAGGTCATTCGCCTGCGCCGCAACTTCGGTCAGACGGCAGCGATGGCCGCCGGCTTCGATTCCGCGTCGGGCAGGGTAGTGGTTCCCATGGACGGCGACCTGCAGAACGATCCGCTCGACATTCCCCTGCTTTTGCAGCGCATCGACGAGGGATACGACGTCGTGTCCGGCTGGCGCAAGGACCGCAAGGACACCTTCGTAAACCGCAAGCTCCCCTCCATCCTGGCCAACTCGATTATCTCGAAGATGACCGGCGTGCATCTGCACGACTACGGCTGCACCCTGAAGGCCTACCGGCGCGAGGTGCTTGACGATGTTAACCTGTACGGCGAGATGCACCGCTTCGTCCCGGCGCTCGCGCACCAGGTCGGCGCCCGGGTCACCGAGATGCCGGTTCGCCACCACGAAAGGCTGCACGGCAAGAGCAAATACGGCATCTCCCGCACCATGAAGGTGATCCTCGATCTGATGACGGTGAAGTTCCTGTTGAGCTACTCGACCAAGCCCATCCAGCTCTTCGGCCGCTGGGGGATCTACACCCTGTGTGCAGGGTTCCTGAGCGGTGCCGTCACGGTCTATATGAAGTTCTTCGAGAACACCAGCATGAACCGCAACCCGCTGTTGATCCTGACCGCGTTCCTGCTCTTCATGGGGGTCCAGTTCATCGTACTGGGACTTCTGGCGGAACTGAGCGCCCGCACCTACTACGAGGCGCAGGGCAAACCGATCTACAACATCAAGGAAAAGATCAACTTTGCCTGA
- a CDS encoding glycosyltransferase family 2 protein: MLPKFSIIIPVKPGGEVRALAGLAKATYPDDLFEVLVAYGCQPSVQRNTAAREARGEILYFLDDDSGVAPEFLDRAAGHYQEENVAAVGGPSLTPATDSPLQRAIGIAFASAVGGGGVRNRYRKVGSARYSSDNELILCNLSFRREIFLAHEGLDERLYPNEENELMDRLQREGHQLVHDPELAVQRSQRRTYRAYLRQMYGYGRGRGEQTLIAGTLKPITLAPSLFLLYALVVPLLGVPLLNLPLLAYALIVLLASLQGSLTGKDAALFPRLLLVYPTLHLVYGAGVIRGLLRPRYRGGKQTHWDVEVSRVKPFGEAVQPGGDAVQRSTFNVNGNPPILGRHPGGV, encoded by the coding sequence ATGCTGCCGAAGTTTTCGATCATAATCCCGGTGAAGCCGGGCGGGGAGGTGCGCGCGCTCGCGGGGCTTGCCAAGGCGACCTATCCCGACGACCTCTTCGAGGTGCTGGTTGCCTACGGTTGCCAGCCGAGCGTGCAGCGGAACACGGCGGCGCGCGAGGCCCGTGGTGAGATCCTCTATTTCCTGGATGACGATTCCGGCGTGGCGCCCGAGTTTCTCGACCGCGCGGCAGGGCACTACCAGGAAGAGAATGTGGCCGCGGTCGGTGGCCCCTCGCTTACCCCGGCCACCGATTCCCCCCTGCAGCGGGCCATCGGCATCGCCTTTGCCTCCGCAGTCGGCGGCGGCGGCGTCCGCAATCGCTATAGGAAGGTCGGTTCGGCCCGTTACAGCAGCGACAACGAACTGATCCTGTGCAACCTGAGCTTTCGGCGCGAGATCTTCCTGGCGCACGAGGGGCTGGACGAGCGCCTTTATCCCAACGAGGAAAACGAGCTGATGGACCGGCTGCAGCGGGAGGGGCACCAGTTGGTGCACGACCCCGAGCTCGCGGTCCAGCGCAGCCAGCGTCGTACCTACCGCGCCTACCTCCGGCAGATGTACGGCTACGGGCGCGGCCGCGGCGAGCAGACCCTGATCGCAGGGACCTTGAAGCCGATCACGCTTGCGCCGTCGCTTTTCCTGCTGTACGCGTTGGTGGTGCCTTTGCTGGGAGTCCCGCTGCTTAACCTGCCGCTTTTGGCGTACGCCCTCATCGTGTTGCTGGCGTCGTTGCAGGGAAGCCTGACCGGGAAGGATGCAGCCCTTTTTCCCCGCCTTTTGTTGGTGTACCCGACGCTGCATCTGGTTTACGGGGCCGGTGTCATTCGCGGTCTGCTCCGTCCCCGGTACCGCGGCGGCAAGCAGACCCACTGGGATGTCGAAGTGAGCCGCGTCAAACCTTTTGGTGAAGCCGTCCAACCTGGCGGTGATGCCGTTCAACGTTCAACGTTCAACGTTAACGGCAATCCTCCGATTTTGGGGAGGCATCCCGGCGGCGTGTGA
- the ccsB gene encoding c-type cytochrome biogenesis protein CcsB encodes MSSSMLFNVTMVIYMVSTCIFFAFLASRAKAVGLAGTYAALFGFLVQTAAIGLRWKESYEQGHGHAPLSNLFESVVFFSWTIVLIFLIIDFKYRYRAIGFFVIPFALFGMAWAQLGLDSGIEPLVPALQSNWLMYHVITCFLGYAAFAVACGISIMYLIRESIEKGGGNVQAGGLLSMFPSIKILDDLNYKAIMIGFPLLSLGIITGAAWANYAWGTYWSWDPKETWSLIVWFVYAAFLHARITRGWVGRRAAILSVIGFAATIFCYLGVNLFLSGLHSYGK; translated from the coding sequence ATGTCCAGTTCTATGCTTTTCAACGTGACCATGGTTATCTACATGGTCTCCACCTGCATATTCTTTGCGTTCCTCGCCTCGCGCGCCAAGGCTGTGGGGCTTGCCGGTACCTATGCCGCTCTTTTCGGATTCCTGGTTCAGACCGCCGCCATCGGGCTGCGCTGGAAGGAGTCCTACGAACAGGGGCACGGCCACGCGCCGCTGTCCAACCTGTTCGAGTCCGTGGTCTTCTTCTCCTGGACCATCGTTCTCATCTTCCTCATCATCGACTTCAAGTACAGGTACCGCGCCATCGGCTTCTTCGTCATCCCGTTCGCGCTGTTCGGCATGGCCTGGGCGCAGCTCGGCCTGGACAGCGGCATCGAGCCGCTGGTCCCGGCGCTGCAGAGTAACTGGCTCATGTACCACGTCATCACCTGCTTCCTTGGCTACGCCGCCTTCGCGGTCGCCTGTGGCATCTCGATCATGTACCTGATCCGTGAATCCATTGAAAAAGGTGGCGGCAACGTCCAGGCCGGCGGCCTGCTCTCCATGTTCCCGTCCATCAAGATCCTGGACGACCTGAACTACAAGGCGATCATGATCGGCTTCCCGCTGCTCTCCCTCGGCATCATCACAGGCGCCGCCTGGGCCAACTACGCCTGGGGTACCTACTGGAGCTGGGACCCGAAGGAGACCTGGTCGCTGATCGTATGGTTCGTGTACGCCGCGTTCCTCCATGCCCGCATCACCCGCGGCTGGGTCGGGCGCAGGGCCGCCATCCTTTCCGTGATCGGCTTCGCCGCCACCATCTTCTGCTACCTGGGGGTCAACCTCTTCCTTTCCGGCCTGCACAGCTACGGGAAGTAG
- a CDS encoding cytochrome c3 family protein yields the protein MATALYLLCVGVTLTPGDALAEPFKCSICHKDLIRGSVPHKPVASGRCLDCHQQFNDNHPLDKDSMGFKVKKEKLCATCHGHLVQKPVLHKPVGLGQCTNCHMAHSAEVKSLLKDPSPALCFRCHPQNHFTGAFTHKPVADGDCLACHDAHQSESKSLLRKPGSELCFMCHDRKIAMGKSVHQPVRNGDCVNCHQIHGGPYRKLLKDDYPTVLYKPFSYDAFPICFRCHDPKLVAAETTDRFTKFRNGERNLHAVHVNKTKARSCRVCHNPHAEQQERLIYPKAEGFGTWDIPIRFEATPTGGGCSVGCHRTLRYDRVKAIEQQ from the coding sequence TTGGCAACAGCACTGTACCTGCTCTGCGTCGGCGTCACCCTCACTCCGGGTGACGCCCTCGCGGAGCCGTTCAAGTGCAGCATCTGCCACAAGGATCTGATCCGGGGGAGTGTGCCGCATAAGCCGGTTGCCTCCGGCCGCTGTCTGGACTGCCACCAGCAGTTCAACGACAACCACCCCCTGGACAAGGACAGCATGGGGTTCAAGGTCAAAAAGGAAAAACTCTGCGCCACCTGTCACGGCCACCTGGTCCAGAAACCGGTGCTGCACAAACCGGTCGGCCTCGGCCAGTGCACCAACTGCCACATGGCCCATAGCGCCGAGGTGAAGTCGCTTCTGAAGGATCCTTCCCCCGCGCTTTGCTTCCGCTGCCATCCCCAGAATCATTTCACCGGCGCCTTTACCCACAAGCCGGTAGCCGACGGCGATTGCCTTGCCTGCCACGACGCGCACCAGTCCGAGAGCAAGTCCCTGCTCAGAAAGCCCGGCAGCGAGCTTTGCTTCATGTGTCACGACCGCAAGATCGCCATGGGCAAGTCCGTACACCAGCCGGTGCGTAACGGCGACTGCGTCAACTGCCATCAGATCCACGGCGGCCCTTACCGTAAGCTGCTCAAGGACGATTATCCCACGGTCCTGTACAAGCCTTTCAGCTACGACGCCTTCCCGATCTGCTTCCGCTGTCACGACCCCAAGCTCGTCGCTGCGGAAACCACCGACCGGTTCACCAAGTTCAGAAACGGCGAGCGCAACCTGCATGCGGTTCACGTCAACAAGACCAAGGCCCGTTCCTGCAGGGTGTGCCACAATCCGCATGCCGAGCAGCAGGAGCGCCTGATCTATCCCAAGGCGGAAGGATTCGGAACGTGGGACATCCCGATCCGTTTCGAAGCCACCCCCACCGGCGGCGGCTGTTCCGTCGGTTGCCACAGGACCTTGCGCTACGACCGGGTGAAAGCCATTGAACAGCAGTAG